In Patagioenas fasciata isolate bPatFas1 chromosome 2, bPatFas1.hap1, whole genome shotgun sequence, a single window of DNA contains:
- the BTD gene encoding biotinidase isoform X2, with protein sequence MPYTMVDLCWKLSICFFCYQVVSGRVTREGHYVAAVYEHESILSPNPTALVDRQSALELMGRNLDIYEQQVVAAARQGAQIIVFPEDGIHGFNFTRNSIYPYLDFVLHSQSVKWNPCREPYLFNDTEVLQRLSCMALKNKIFVVANLGTKQPCEPTDPHCPPDGRYQFNTNVAFNDDGTLVATYRKHNLYFEYAFDTPPEPDYKFFDTPFAGKFGMFTCFDILFFEPAVNLIRQYNLKQVVYPTAWMNQLPLLSAVEFQQAFATAFNVNILAANIHHPTLGMTGSGIYTPVKSYIYHNMASYGGKLIVAEIPVITVDYYTNLESNERFRENLHDSCKTFTSTSMDDQVCFKEGEEIPGRVSEKGNEQLPPIFYAEMMYDNFTFVPVWGEKGEVHVCANSLCCYLNYRRAVLTDELYALGVFDGLHTVHGTYYVQACALVKCGGLSFSSCGQEVTDATAVIDFQLWGNMSTPYIFPLLLTSGITLDFADHMGWKNNHYFISKNRTSSGLLTAALYGRWYEKD encoded by the exons ATGCCATACACCATGGTAGATCTGTGCTGGAAGCTGTCCATCTGCTTTTTTTGCTATCAAGTTGTCTCAGGAAGAGTTACTAGAGAGGGGCACTATGTGGCTGCTGTGTATGAACACGAATCCATCCTGAGCCCTAACCCGACAGCCCTGGTTGATCGACAGTCTGCACTGGAGCTCATGGGCAGAAACCTCGACATTTATGAACAGCAAGTAGTGGCTGCTGCAAGGCAG GGGGCACAGATCATTGTTTTCCCTGAAGATGGAATCCATGGCTTCAACTTCACTAGAAACTCCATTTATCCTTACTTAGATTTCGTTCTGCATTCACAGTCTGTGAAGTGGAATCCATGCAGAGAGCCATATTTGTTCAACGACACAGAG GTTCTTCAGCGTCTGAGCTGCATGGCACTGAAGAACAAAATATTCGTTGTGGCAAATTTAGGAACTAAGCAGCCCTGTGAGCCCACTGATCCTCACTGTCCACCTGATGGGAGATACCAGTTCAATACCAATGTGGCGTTCAACGATGACGGTACGCTGGTAGCCACCTATCGCAAACACAACTTATATTTTGAATACGCTTTTGATACTCCTCCAGAGCCTGACTATAAATTCTTCGATACCCCCTTTGCAGGCAAATTTGGTATGTTCACTTGCTTTGATATACTCTTTTTTGAGCCTGCAGTGAACCTCATCAGACAATACAATTTGAAACAAGTTGTATATCCAACTGCCTGGATGAACCAGCTCCCACTCCTCTCTGCTGTAGAATTTCAACAAGCTTTTGCAACAGCTTTCAACGTCAATATTTTAGCAGCTAATATCCACCACCCTACCTTGGGCATGACAGGGAGTGGCATATACACTCCAGTCAAATCCTACATCTACCATAACATGGCAAGTTATGGTGGCAAGCTCATAGTAGCAGAAATTCCTGTGATTACTGTAGATTATTACACGAATTTGGAGAGTAATGAAAGATTCAGAGAGAACTTACATGACTCATGCAAGACTTTTACAAGCACCTCAATGGATGATCAAGTTTGTtttaaggaaggagaagagatccCTGGCAGAGtttcagaaaaaggaaatgaacagTTACCTCCCATATTTTATGCAGAAATGATGTATGACAACTTTACCTTTGTTCCTGTATGGGGGGAAAAAGGAGAGGTCCATGTTTGTGCCAATAGCCTTTGTTGTTACTTGAATTACCGGAGAGCTGTGTTAACTGATGAATTGTATGCTTTGGGAGTTTTTGACGGGCTCCATACAGTGCATGGCACATACTATGTCCAGGCCTGTGCATTAGTAAAGTGTGGTGGTCTCAGCTTTAGCAGTTGTGGCCAGGAGGTTACAGATGCCACGGCTGTGATAGATTTCCAGCTATGGGGAAATATGAGTACCCCTTATATCTTTCCTTTACTGCTGACATCTGGTATTACCTTGGACTTCGCTGATCACATGGGCTGGAAAAACAACCACTATTTCATAAGCAAAAATAGAACATCTTCTGGCCTACTGACAGCTGCTCTATATGGACGATGGTATGAAAAGGACTGA
- the BTD gene encoding biotinidase isoform X1, translating to MRQRRGRDQRPQPSTSDPVGRLMPYTMVDLCWKLSICFFCYQVVSGRVTREGHYVAAVYEHESILSPNPTALVDRQSALELMGRNLDIYEQQVVAAARQGAQIIVFPEDGIHGFNFTRNSIYPYLDFVLHSQSVKWNPCREPYLFNDTEVLQRLSCMALKNKIFVVANLGTKQPCEPTDPHCPPDGRYQFNTNVAFNDDGTLVATYRKHNLYFEYAFDTPPEPDYKFFDTPFAGKFGMFTCFDILFFEPAVNLIRQYNLKQVVYPTAWMNQLPLLSAVEFQQAFATAFNVNILAANIHHPTLGMTGSGIYTPVKSYIYHNMASYGGKLIVAEIPVITVDYYTNLESNERFRENLHDSCKTFTSTSMDDQVCFKEGEEIPGRVSEKGNEQLPPIFYAEMMYDNFTFVPVWGEKGEVHVCANSLCCYLNYRRAVLTDELYALGVFDGLHTVHGTYYVQACALVKCGGLSFSSCGQEVTDATAVIDFQLWGNMSTPYIFPLLLTSGITLDFADHMGWKNNHYFISKNRTSSGLLTAALYGRWYEKD from the exons ATTGATGCCATACACCATGGTAGATCTGTGCTGGAAGCTGTCCATCTGCTTTTTTTGCTATCAAGTTGTCTCAGGAAGAGTTACTAGAGAGGGGCACTATGTGGCTGCTGTGTATGAACACGAATCCATCCTGAGCCCTAACCCGACAGCCCTGGTTGATCGACAGTCTGCACTGGAGCTCATGGGCAGAAACCTCGACATTTATGAACAGCAAGTAGTGGCTGCTGCAAGGCAG GGGGCACAGATCATTGTTTTCCCTGAAGATGGAATCCATGGCTTCAACTTCACTAGAAACTCCATTTATCCTTACTTAGATTTCGTTCTGCATTCACAGTCTGTGAAGTGGAATCCATGCAGAGAGCCATATTTGTTCAACGACACAGAG GTTCTTCAGCGTCTGAGCTGCATGGCACTGAAGAACAAAATATTCGTTGTGGCAAATTTAGGAACTAAGCAGCCCTGTGAGCCCACTGATCCTCACTGTCCACCTGATGGGAGATACCAGTTCAATACCAATGTGGCGTTCAACGATGACGGTACGCTGGTAGCCACCTATCGCAAACACAACTTATATTTTGAATACGCTTTTGATACTCCTCCAGAGCCTGACTATAAATTCTTCGATACCCCCTTTGCAGGCAAATTTGGTATGTTCACTTGCTTTGATATACTCTTTTTTGAGCCTGCAGTGAACCTCATCAGACAATACAATTTGAAACAAGTTGTATATCCAACTGCCTGGATGAACCAGCTCCCACTCCTCTCTGCTGTAGAATTTCAACAAGCTTTTGCAACAGCTTTCAACGTCAATATTTTAGCAGCTAATATCCACCACCCTACCTTGGGCATGACAGGGAGTGGCATATACACTCCAGTCAAATCCTACATCTACCATAACATGGCAAGTTATGGTGGCAAGCTCATAGTAGCAGAAATTCCTGTGATTACTGTAGATTATTACACGAATTTGGAGAGTAATGAAAGATTCAGAGAGAACTTACATGACTCATGCAAGACTTTTACAAGCACCTCAATGGATGATCAAGTTTGTtttaaggaaggagaagagatccCTGGCAGAGtttcagaaaaaggaaatgaacagTTACCTCCCATATTTTATGCAGAAATGATGTATGACAACTTTACCTTTGTTCCTGTATGGGGGGAAAAAGGAGAGGTCCATGTTTGTGCCAATAGCCTTTGTTGTTACTTGAATTACCGGAGAGCTGTGTTAACTGATGAATTGTATGCTTTGGGAGTTTTTGACGGGCTCCATACAGTGCATGGCACATACTATGTCCAGGCCTGTGCATTAGTAAAGTGTGGTGGTCTCAGCTTTAGCAGTTGTGGCCAGGAGGTTACAGATGCCACGGCTGTGATAGATTTCCAGCTATGGGGAAATATGAGTACCCCTTATATCTTTCCTTTACTGCTGACATCTGGTATTACCTTGGACTTCGCTGATCACATGGGCTGGAAAAACAACCACTATTTCATAAGCAAAAATAGAACATCTTCTGGCCTACTGACAGCTGCTCTATATGGACGATGGTATGAAAAGGACTGA